One Devosia lacusdianchii genomic window carries:
- a CDS encoding GntR family transcriptional regulator, giving the protein MEKRAQFGLAALETEPLHEKVYREIVRALISGQFEPGQKLTSRKLAKELGTSDMPVRSALLRLQALHALNALPNGSLEVPVMTVEAFGQLMDARTIVEGGATARASTLLNGNNLRTIRRLSTELTEAARAGDIGAYLAANYDFKFSIYRHCGNDALIFLIETLWMQVGPFLRRFAEGFDGDLSGILAIDYHEDALTALEAGNAAAASAAIVKDIQAGASYLLANARFGD; this is encoded by the coding sequence GTGGAAAAACGGGCGCAGTTTGGCCTCGCGGCACTTGAAACCGAACCGCTGCACGAGAAGGTCTATCGTGAGATCGTACGGGCGCTGATTTCCGGGCAGTTTGAGCCGGGCCAGAAGCTGACGTCGCGCAAGCTGGCCAAGGAACTGGGCACCAGCGACATGCCCGTGCGCAGCGCTCTGCTGCGATTGCAAGCGCTGCACGCGCTCAATGCACTGCCCAATGGCAGTCTGGAAGTCCCTGTCATGACGGTCGAGGCATTCGGGCAGTTGATGGATGCCCGCACCATCGTCGAAGGTGGCGCTACCGCCCGGGCCTCGACGCTGCTCAACGGCAACAACCTGCGCACTATTCGGCGCCTCAGCACCGAGCTCACCGAGGCCGCCCGTGCGGGCGATATTGGCGCCTATCTGGCTGCCAATTATGACTTCAAGTTCTCGATCTACCGCCACTGCGGCAATGACGCGCTGATCTTCCTTATCGAAACGCTCTGGATGCAGGTCGGCCCATTCCTGCGCCGCTTCGCCGAGGGTTTCGATGGTGACCTGTCGGGCATTCTGGCGATCGACTATCACGAAGACGCCCTGACCGCGCTGGAAGCCGGGAACGCCGCCGCCGCCAGCGCCGCCATCGTCAAGGATATCCAGGCCGGTGCTTCTTACCTGCTCGCCAATGCCCGGTTTGGCGACTGA
- a CDS encoding substrate-binding domain-containing protein, protein MKTTRTLAAALLAATLLGPIAAQAQTVGPNGETATPSSEVALSDTDITALTGKGYKAALLWHTSSDFINAVSAGAKDEFARAGVEVVVTTDAGFDAAKQRSDIETALAASPNVILSLPLDPVTSAEAFREAVSSGVELVFLSNLPADYVHGTDYAAIVTDDLFQMGKQAADTLASAIGGEGEVGYIFHDAAYYVTNQRDQAFKTTIETDYPGIKIVAEQGISDPARAEELASAMLLQNPDLDGIYVTWAEPAEGVLAALRGAGNTETKIVTLDLSEPVALDMVKGGNVVGLVADEAYELGRAMAAAGLKGLLGEDVPAFVVAPALTVTAANVAEGWQQSLHRDAPASVLGQ, encoded by the coding sequence ATGAAAACCACACGTACATTGGCGGCGGCTCTGCTGGCTGCAACACTCCTTGGCCCCATCGCTGCGCAGGCCCAGACCGTCGGGCCGAATGGCGAGACCGCGACACCCTCCTCCGAAGTCGCGCTCAGCGATACCGACATCACCGCGCTGACCGGCAAGGGCTACAAGGCGGCGCTGCTCTGGCACACCTCGTCGGACTTCATCAACGCCGTGTCGGCCGGCGCCAAGGACGAGTTCGCCCGCGCCGGTGTGGAAGTGGTCGTGACCACCGATGCCGGTTTCGACGCAGCCAAGCAGCGCTCGGATATCGAAACGGCGCTGGCGGCTTCGCCAAACGTGATCCTGTCGCTGCCGCTTGACCCGGTGACGTCGGCCGAGGCCTTCCGCGAGGCGGTGTCTTCGGGCGTGGAGCTGGTATTCCTGTCCAACCTGCCTGCCGACTATGTGCACGGTACGGATTATGCCGCCATCGTCACCGACGACCTGTTCCAGATGGGCAAGCAGGCAGCCGATACGCTGGCCAGCGCCATCGGCGGCGAGGGCGAGGTGGGCTACATCTTCCACGATGCGGCCTATTACGTGACCAACCAGCGCGACCAGGCCTTCAAGACCACGATCGAGACCGACTATCCCGGCATCAAGATCGTTGCTGAACAGGGCATTTCCGATCCGGCACGCGCCGAGGAACTGGCCAGCGCCATGCTGCTGCAGAACCCCGATCTCGACGGCATCTACGTGACCTGGGCCGAGCCTGCCGAAGGCGTGTTGGCTGCCCTGCGCGGTGCCGGCAATACCGAAACCAAGATCGTGACGCTCGACCTGTCCGAGCCGGTGGCGCTCGACATGGTCAAGGGCGGCAATGTGGTGGGTCTGGTTGCCGACGAAGCCTATGAGCTGGGCCGCGCCATGGCCGCTGCCGGCCTCAAGGGCCTGCTCGGCGAGGACGTGCCGGCCTTCGTCGTCGCCCCTGCCCTCACCGTCACCGCCGCCAATGTTGCCGAAGGCTGGCAGCAGTCGCTGCATCGCGACGCCCCGGCTTCGGTGCTCGGTCAGTAA
- a CDS encoding FecCD family ABC transporter permease: MAVVVSLCVGRFSVSAGRALEILGSAIVNPGRTIEAMDERIVLLVRAPRVIISAMAGAALATAGVALQGVFRNPLVSPEVLGISQGAAFGGALAITLGIWGVPLLAIVFLSGFSAPVFVGLLARIDGRTEIITVILSGMVVGSLFSAMVSLLQFIADPNSSLPAIVYWLMGSFATATWDRVLVSVPGLMIGIGLLWALRFRLNVLSLDDAEARSLGANPDRERWLVFALVALIVGCQVAVSGIVGWVGLVIPHAARLIVGYDHRRLLPATAILGAAFMVTIDTLARTITAAEIPPGVLTAIVGAPVFALLLRRHFRDKEAR; the protein is encoded by the coding sequence GTGGCCGTGGTGGTCAGCCTCTGCGTTGGCCGCTTCTCGGTCAGCGCTGGGCGCGCACTCGAAATTCTGGGCAGCGCAATCGTCAATCCCGGACGGACCATCGAGGCCATGGATGAGCGCATCGTGCTGCTGGTTCGTGCACCGCGCGTGATCATCTCTGCCATGGCCGGCGCTGCGCTGGCGACGGCTGGTGTCGCCCTGCAGGGAGTGTTCCGCAATCCGCTGGTGTCGCCCGAAGTCCTCGGCATTTCACAGGGTGCGGCCTTTGGCGGGGCCTTGGCCATTACGCTTGGCATCTGGGGCGTGCCACTGCTCGCCATCGTTTTCCTGAGTGGTTTCTCGGCGCCGGTTTTTGTCGGGCTGCTGGCCCGTATCGATGGGCGCACCGAAATCATCACCGTCATCCTCTCCGGCATGGTGGTGGGGTCACTGTTCTCGGCCATGGTGTCGTTGCTGCAATTCATCGCCGACCCCAATAGTTCGCTGCCCGCCATCGTCTATTGGCTGATGGGATCGTTCGCCACCGCGACCTGGGATCGCGTGCTGGTTTCCGTACCTGGCTTGATGATTGGCATCGGTCTGCTCTGGGCGCTGCGCTTCCGGCTCAATGTGCTGTCGCTTGATGACGCCGAAGCGCGCAGCCTGGGTGCCAATCCCGATCGCGAACGCTGGCTGGTGTTTGCATTGGTCGCCCTGATCGTCGGTTGCCAGGTCGCCGTTTCGGGCATTGTCGGCTGGGTTGGACTGGTCATTCCACACGCGGCGAGGCTGATCGTCGGCTACGACCATCGCCGCCTGCTGCCTGCTACCGCCATTCTTGGCGCGGCCTTTATGGTCACCATCGACACTTTGGCCCGCACCATCACCGCCGCCGAGATCCCGCCGGGTGTGCTGACGGCTATTGTCGGTGCACCGGTTTTCGCGCTGCTGCTGCGCCGGCATTTTCGAGACAAGGAAGCCCGATGA
- a CDS encoding M20 family metallopeptidase — protein MSALPELQERLWAALDRDDAVTLLRGAIGKNSITGNEANVVGYLETQMRQRGLAGVETAEFAPGRPNVWGHRAGSGGGPRLQFIGHTDTVHVDGWREHWAGDLREDPFGAPVIDGEIWGRGAGDLKAGICTSLAALTLLDRAGIKLKGDVAFAFVGDEESGQPGSGVSAGIKDYVARIEAGSVGRPDFCVYVEPTRLAVYPAQIGFFIADIAVTGKSAYFGVPELGHDALKASHAIMSALWAHSDQVASRAEHALIGRGFLLITTLTGGGFIAVPEACTLSLIRKLLPGESLDAAAAELETVIRGAVADPAISVSINYPAGRDHPLGGTAAEVDTGHPAVAELSTAVAAAMPGRGALEGAPFWSESPFLVNRLGIPTVYCAPGDIRNCHTFEERVSVEEYLAGIVAFASFIARYCGVEDQS, from the coding sequence GTGAGCGCGCTACCCGAACTTCAGGAGCGGCTTTGGGCGGCGCTGGACCGCGACGATGCTGTCACCCTGCTGCGCGGCGCCATCGGCAAGAACAGCATTACCGGCAATGAGGCCAATGTCGTCGGCTACCTTGAAACGCAGATGCGCCAGCGCGGTCTGGCCGGTGTCGAGACGGCGGAATTCGCGCCCGGACGCCCCAATGTTTGGGGGCATCGGGCGGGCTCGGGTGGCGGGCCCCGGCTGCAGTTTATCGGCCACACCGATACGGTGCATGTTGATGGCTGGCGTGAGCACTGGGCCGGCGATCTCCGCGAGGATCCGTTTGGCGCGCCCGTTATCGATGGTGAAATCTGGGGTCGCGGCGCGGGTGACCTCAAGGCGGGAATCTGCACCAGCCTCGCCGCGCTGACACTGCTCGACCGCGCCGGTATCAAGCTCAAGGGCGACGTCGCCTTTGCCTTTGTCGGCGACGAGGAAAGCGGCCAGCCGGGCAGCGGCGTATCGGCAGGGATCAAGGATTACGTGGCACGCATCGAGGCCGGCAGCGTTGGCCGGCCCGACTTCTGTGTTTATGTCGAGCCGACCCGGCTGGCGGTCTATCCGGCGCAGATCGGTTTTTTCATCGCCGATATCGCGGTGACCGGAAAGTCGGCCTATTTCGGCGTGCCGGAGCTGGGCCATGACGCCCTCAAGGCCAGCCACGCCATCATGTCGGCGCTGTGGGCGCATTCCGATCAAGTCGCCAGTCGAGCTGAGCACGCGCTGATCGGACGTGGCTTTCTGCTGATTACGACGCTGACCGGTGGTGGTTTCATCGCGGTGCCAGAGGCCTGCACATTGTCGCTGATCCGCAAACTCCTGCCCGGCGAGTCACTCGATGCCGCAGCGGCGGAGCTCGAGACGGTTATTCGTGGAGCGGTCGCCGATCCGGCGATCAGCGTCTCCATCAACTATCCGGCGGGGCGCGATCATCCGCTGGGCGGCACGGCGGCCGAGGTCGACACCGGCCACCCGGCTGTGGCCGAACTCAGCACGGCGGTCGCCGCCGCAATGCCCGGCCGTGGTGCGCTGGAGGGCGCGCCGTTCTGGTCGGAAAGCCCATTCCTGGTCAATCGCCTGGGCATACCGACGGTCTACTGCGCGCCGGGCGACATCCGGAACTGCCACACATTCGAGGAGCGCGTCAGCGTCGAGGAATACCTCGCCGGGATCGTCGCCTTTGCCAGCTTCATCGCCCGCTATTGCGGCGTGGAAGACCAATCGTAG
- a CDS encoding ABC transporter substrate-binding protein — protein MASGVIALSGTDKTLVGLNPLSLTAIREGILGKIFPDAANISDAVTGTDFVPNVEALAEVNPDLVIQWGGRGPEIVDPIVNAGLTTLLIKYGTEELTRQYTTMVATAIGKPERITELVEWRDQVQKDIEAKLAGIAEEDRPSVLYLGRSLSDITAAGNKGSYNAWYIELTGGRNAAAELDGSLSINREQIAQWDPEVILLNSFEPGLDVSWVYDDPILSLTKAAQNRRVYKMPLGGYRWDPPNQESPLTWMWLAELLHPDVFDYDLRAEMTKAYKVLYNYELTDEDIDGIIWTAQQGDGFGYDQFAAE, from the coding sequence ATGGCCTCTGGTGTGATTGCGCTGAGCGGTACCGATAAGACGCTGGTCGGGCTCAACCCGCTGTCGCTCACCGCGATCCGCGAGGGCATTCTGGGCAAGATTTTCCCGGATGCGGCCAACATTTCGGATGCCGTTACCGGCACCGATTTCGTGCCCAATGTCGAGGCTCTCGCCGAGGTCAATCCGGATCTGGTGATCCAGTGGGGCGGCCGAGGTCCCGAGATCGTCGATCCGATCGTCAATGCCGGGCTCACCACGCTGCTGATCAAGTACGGCACCGAAGAGCTGACCCGCCAGTACACGACCATGGTGGCCACCGCCATCGGCAAGCCCGAGCGCATCACCGAACTGGTGGAGTGGCGCGATCAGGTGCAGAAGGACATCGAGGCCAAGCTCGCCGGCATTGCCGAGGAAGACCGCCCGAGCGTGCTCTATCTGGGCCGCTCGCTCTCCGACATCACCGCTGCCGGCAATAAGGGTAGCTACAATGCCTGGTATATCGAGCTGACCGGCGGCCGTAACGCCGCAGCCGAGCTAGACGGCAGTCTATCGATCAATCGCGAGCAGATCGCCCAGTGGGATCCCGAAGTCATCCTGCTCAACAGCTTTGAGCCAGGGCTCGATGTCTCCTGGGTCTATGATGATCCGATCCTGTCGCTCACGAAGGCCGCGCAGAATCGCCGCGTCTACAAGATGCCGCTGGGTGGCTATCGCTGGGATCCGCCGAACCAGGAATCGCCGCTGACCTGGATGTGGCTGGCTGAACTGCTCCACCCCGACGTCTTCGACTACGACCTCCGCGCCGAAATGACCAAGGCGTACAAGGTGCTCTATAATTACGAGCTGACCGACGAAGACATTGACGGCATCATCTGGACCGCCCAGCAGGGTGATGGCTTCGGCTACGACCAGTTCGCGGCGGAATAG
- a CDS encoding ROK family transcriptional regulator, producing MSQSNRISRQFSLRSVMEVIVQGGPVSRASIAKQTGLSKQTISEIVRQLEDEGWVRETGRTSGHVGRSAVTYELVPSAGYIVAVDLGGTKVRVAICDLSSHVFAEDSEPTHAAGGKAVIEQIAALCWRVAEKGDVPRDKLRIAVVGAPGAPQATTGRVLLAPNIAGFDQMDVAGALESALGFDVMLENDVNLAVLGESWLGAGQGIDNLAFIALGTGIGGGLMLNGQLVRGATNAAGELGFLPFGADPFEPESLRAGAYERKVASLGIAARYRELAGHDATVPAIFERANAGDAHAVTVLDETARYLARGIGAIAAIANPEKVILGGSIGARPEMVERVRQVLPLCFPYPVQIEASVLGNHAALVGAAAIGLSHLHNALFGADSPEARISLPPANAVSMREVLL from the coding sequence GTGAGCCAGTCGAATCGCATATCGCGTCAGTTTTCGCTGCGATCCGTGATGGAAGTGATCGTGCAAGGCGGTCCGGTATCGCGCGCCTCGATTGCTAAACAAACGGGACTGTCTAAGCAGACGATCTCAGAAATCGTGCGGCAGCTCGAAGATGAGGGCTGGGTGCGCGAGACCGGGCGAACCAGCGGCCACGTCGGCCGTTCGGCAGTCACCTACGAGCTGGTACCCTCCGCTGGCTATATCGTGGCCGTCGATCTGGGTGGCACCAAGGTTCGTGTCGCCATCTGCGATCTGTCCAGCCACGTCTTCGCCGAGGACAGCGAGCCAACGCATGCTGCCGGCGGAAAAGCCGTGATCGAGCAGATTGCGGCCCTGTGCTGGCGGGTGGCCGAGAAAGGCGATGTTCCGCGCGACAAGCTGCGGATCGCCGTTGTCGGCGCACCTGGCGCACCTCAAGCCACGACGGGGCGCGTCCTGCTCGCACCGAATATTGCCGGCTTCGACCAGATGGACGTCGCCGGAGCGCTGGAGAGCGCGCTGGGTTTCGACGTCATGCTGGAAAATGACGTCAACTTGGCCGTACTGGGGGAAAGCTGGCTCGGCGCTGGCCAGGGCATCGACAATCTAGCCTTTATCGCGCTGGGAACCGGCATTGGCGGCGGGCTCATGCTCAATGGCCAGTTGGTGCGCGGCGCGACCAATGCCGCCGGCGAACTCGGCTTTCTGCCGTTCGGCGCCGATCCGTTCGAGCCGGAATCGCTGCGGGCCGGCGCTTATGAACGCAAGGTGGCCTCGCTTGGCATCGCGGCCCGGTACCGTGAACTGGCGGGACACGACGCGACGGTTCCGGCTATATTCGAGCGCGCCAATGCGGGCGACGCCCATGCGGTGACGGTACTCGACGAAACGGCGCGCTATCTGGCGCGCGGCATCGGCGCAATTGCAGCCATCGCCAACCCCGAAAAGGTGATCCTGGGTGGATCGATCGGCGCGCGGCCGGAGATGGTGGAGCGGGTGCGGCAGGTGCTGCCCCTGTGCTTCCCCTATCCCGTACAGATCGAGGCCAGCGTACTGGGCAATCACGCGGCGCTAGTCGGCGCGGCGGCGATCGGGCTCAGCCATTTGCACAATGCCCTGTTTGGCGCCGACAGCCCGGAAGCGCGCATTTCACTGCCGCCGGCCAATGCCGTTTCCATGCGCGAGGTGCTGCTGTGA
- a CDS encoding ABC transporter ATP-binding protein, which translates to MIGLTDAVVRFGNRTVLDGLSFSAPAGRSLAILGPNGRGKTTALRTMLGFQTLHGGSRTAPAIVGYVPQYASSNQSYKVLDVVVMGRAAGLGLFGQPSAKDFAAAREALEKVGAIRFVDERFDRLSGGERQLVLLARALATGSSVLVLDEPGSALDLHNQERLLTLLSSLRAPRDRTIVFTTHDPNHALAAADDALLMLPDGPALFGPVEQTIVPEHLEHLYGVPMRLVSLTGADGTLHQTVLPAFAGMRAA; encoded by the coding sequence ATGATCGGCCTCACGGATGCCGTGGTGCGTTTCGGCAATCGCACCGTCCTCGATGGCTTGAGCTTCAGCGCTCCGGCAGGTCGCAGCCTCGCCATTCTTGGCCCCAATGGCCGCGGCAAGACCACGGCCCTGCGCACCATGCTCGGGTTCCAGACACTGCATGGCGGCAGCCGCACAGCGCCGGCCATTGTTGGCTATGTGCCGCAATATGCGTCCAGCAACCAGAGTTACAAGGTACTCGATGTCGTGGTCATGGGCCGCGCCGCCGGCCTTGGGCTGTTCGGCCAACCAAGCGCGAAGGACTTCGCCGCGGCCCGCGAAGCGCTGGAAAAGGTCGGCGCCATCAGGTTTGTCGATGAGCGCTTCGACCGTCTCTCTGGCGGCGAGCGGCAACTCGTGCTGCTGGCCCGGGCACTGGCGACGGGCTCCAGCGTTCTGGTTCTCGACGAGCCCGGTTCGGCGCTGGACCTGCACAATCAGGAGCGGCTGCTGACCCTGCTGTCCTCGCTTCGCGCGCCGCGCGATCGAACCATCGTCTTCACCACCCACGATCCGAACCACGCGCTTGCGGCGGCCGACGACGCCTTGCTGATGTTGCCTGATGGTCCGGCCCTCTTTGGCCCTGTCGAGCAGACCATCGTGCCTGAGCACCTCGAGCATCTCTATGGGGTCCCGATGCGGCTGGTCAGCCTGACCGGCGCTGATGGTACGCTGCATCAGACCGTACTTCCCGCCTTTGCGGGCATGCGTGCCGCATGA